A genomic segment from Aegilops tauschii subsp. strangulata cultivar AL8/78 chromosome 1, Aet v6.0, whole genome shotgun sequence encodes:
- the LOC141039171 gene encoding uncharacterized protein → MDDFRNTTERLFIDADGNTKLEVLYTNEPYKVEEILTLYEEWLHEDRYKFVGLDLEYTREDYFDRSRKVVVMQLVMRKHVLVYHLCKARTECAALKDFLRNKGIIFASVDVRNDRDVLANSYLKIPRECHIDLQEELMIKGGNLRDSMADLAGAVINKSYLSMKSSFPQGLHDYWEWKPLSLEHLKYAAIDGYVSYELYRRVLSMKDMMHPRCLPDPGRR, encoded by the exons ATGGACGACTTCAGGAACACTACTGAGCGTCTCTTTATAGATGCAGATGGTAATACCAAGCTCGAGGTGTTGTACACCAACGAGCCCTACAAGGTGGAGGAGATTCTTACTCTCTATGAGGAATGGCTGCATGAGGACAGGTACAAGTTTGTTGGTCTTGATCTGGAGTACACACGAGAGGATTATTTTGATCGTAGTAGAAAAGTTGTCGTTATGCAACTGGTGATGCGCAAGCATGTTCTTGTCTATCACTTGTGCAAGGCCAGGACGGAGTGCGCTGCTCTGAAGGATTTCCTTCGGAACAAAGGTATAATTTTCGCTAGTGTCGACGTCAGGAACGATAGGGATGTTCTCGCAAACAGTTACCTCAAAATCCCAAGAGAGTGTCACATCGACCTTCAAGAGGAGCTCATGATCAAAGGAGGCAATCTAAGGGATTCCATGGCAGATTTGGCAGGAGCTGTCATAAACAAATCTTACTTGAGTATGAAGTCGTCTTTTCCACAAGGTCTGCATGACTACTGGGAATGGAAGCCGCTTTCCCTTGAACACCTGAAATATGCGGCAATT GATGGGTATGTCAGCTACGAGCTCTACCGCCGAGTTCTGTCTATGAAGGACATGATGCATCCTCGTTGTCTTCCCGACCCCGGACGCCGTTGA
- the LOC141039172 gene encoding uncharacterized protein: MDDGKLTTLTKHITTHGTTVLEVVYTNDPRTVEWIIKKYEEWLKEEKNKFVGLDLEYTRKSSYIRQGIAVVQLAMREHVLVCHYCRSERSQALVDFLQRKAVTFTSVDTRNDKTMLARAWIKIPDEHHVDIQRLFCIKGGGERDSMADLAAAIIDPSYKNMKKSFPKEKHQFWEWKPLSLIHLEYAAKDGYVSYELYRRILIIKNGLRHLHQQPMKGRLRPRKSNDEGSSSGWKRRKGNSGW; encoded by the coding sequence ATGGACGACGGGAAACTAACAACACTCACAAAACACATCACTACCCACGGTACAACCGTGCTCgaggtggtgtacaccaacgacccaaGGACCGTGGAGTGGATCATCAAAAAGTACGAAGAATGGCTAAAGGAGGAGAAGAACAAGTTCGTCGGCCTCGACCTCGAGTACACACGTAAGAGCAGTTACATACGACAAGGGATCGCCGTCGTCCAACTTGCCATGCGCGAGCATGTCCTGGTATGCCACTACTGCAGATCCGAGCGCTCCCAGGCGTTAGTTGACTTCCTGCAACGGAAAGCGGTAACTTTCACTAGCGTCGACACCAGGAACGACAAGACCATGCTTGCCCGTGCATGGATCAAAATTCCAGACGAGCACCACGTCGACATCCAGAGGCTATTCTGCATCAAGGGTGGTGGAGAAAGGGACTCCATGGCCGACCTTGCagcggccatcatcgacccctcaTACAAGAACATGAAGAAATCATTCCCAAAGGAGAAGCACCAGTTCTGGGAGTGGAAGCCACTTTCCCTGATACACCTTGAGTACGCGGCAAAGGACGGGTATGTTAGCTACGAGTTGTACCGTAGAATCCTAATCATCAAGAATGGGCTACGTCACCTCCACCAACAACCAATGAAAGGAAGACTCCGCCCACGTAAGAGCAATGACGAGGgatcttccagcggctggaagcGCCGGAAGGGAAACAGTGGTTGGTAA
- the LOC109732964 gene encoding mediator of RNA polymerase II transcription subunit 15a isoform X2 — protein MDPNWRPTQGCGPAAAAPAAAADPPPAGGDWRAQLQPEARGRIVDKIMDTLKNHLPVSVSLAPEALSELKKIAARFEEKVYTEATSQYDYLRKISVKLLSMETQRQQAAGNAQLIPNQNNPAPGLHPQGSNQAQTSAVPLMSQQQARQPNASTSVQASSLTNIRQNLPGVNQTSTMQTASVIPQNTMNNDLAQGTSQDGYAAQRQMAGRQQQQQSQQLIYHQHQQPSLQSQQPNIPLQQQQQQLMGQQPNLQQNQLIGQQNGAVMMQQQQRLAVQSNNLLNVQQTHQMLNQQYIPLYQPQQLGSQANMSSLQQHQQNQQQQQLFGTVPNVSSMQWMHMQQRKAQQPQQQHAQQPPMGLMQPQFQHNQLQQLQHLMPQFQSQPNQLQEQLRMQQQSSMQQRLQTSGAMLLQQNNMDQQNQFIQAPRGLQEVSSSTSADSTAQTGHASAGDWQEEIHQMIKRLKDQYFAELSELFNKVCVKLQHVDSIIPPQISSEQYDRMKSFKIMLERILQMMQIGKSSVQPAMRDKVPRYEKQIISILNSQRKPVQPQIQQQFQPPPGRRGRELTVVAEADAPGDQVGQDRAAVRVVRARVTGEGDDRASKARAIGS, from the exons ATGGATCCCAACTGGCGGCCCACCCAAGGGTgtggccccgccgccgccgcccccgccgctgcCGCTGACCCGCCCCCCGCCGGAGGCGACTGGCGCGCCCAGCTCCAGCCCGAGGCGCGCGGCAGGATCGTCGATAAGAT AATGGACACTCTGAAGAATCATCTGCCAGTATCTGTGTCTCTGGCGCCAGAGGCACTGAGCGAACTTAAAAAAATCGCTGCGCGGTTCGAAGAAAAGGTCTATACCGAAGCAACCAGTCAG TATGATTATTTGCGGAAGATTTCTGTGAAGTTGCTCTCCATGGAGACGCAGAGACAGCAGGCTGCTGGAAATGCTCAGCTGATTCCAAATCAAAACAACCCTG CCCCTGGACTCCATCCACAAGGCAGTAATCAAGCACAGACATCAGCAGTTCCCTTGATGTCTCAGCAACAGGCCCGGCAGCCAAATGCTTCTACATCTGTACAAGCTTCTTCACTCACTAATATCAGACAGAACTTGCCAGGTGTCAACCAAACATCAACGATGCAGACTGCGTCTGTCATTCCACAAAACACAATGAATAATGACTTGGCGCAAGGCACTTCACAAGATGGTTATGCTGCACAAAGGCAAATGGCAGGCAGGCAGCAACAGCAACAATCTCAGCAATTAATTTATCACCAGCATCAACAGCCTTCTCTGCAGAGTCAGCAGCCCAATATTCCTTtacaacagcagcaacaacagtTGATGGGACAACAGCCAAATTTACAACAAAATCAGCTAATTGGTCAACAGAATGGTGCTGTGATGATGCAGCAGCAACAGAGGCTAGCAGTTCAGTCAAATAATCTTTTGAATGTGCAGCAAACACATCAGATGTTGAACCAGCAGTATATACCTTTGTATCAGCCACAACAATTGGGCTCTCAGGCAAACATGTCGAGTCTACAGCAGCATCAACAAaatcaacagcagcagcaacttTTTGGAACTGTGCCTAATGTGTCAAGCATGCAGTGGATGCATATGCAACAAAGAAAAGCTCAGCAACCACAGCAACAACATGCTCAGCAGCCACCAATGGGTTTGATGCAACCTCAGTTTCAACACAACCAACTTCAACAATTGCAACATCTTATGCCACAGTTCCAGTCTCAGCCTAACCAACTACAAGAGCAATTAAGGATGCAGCAGCAATCCTCCATGCAGCAAAGACTTCAAACTTCAGGAGCCATGCTCTTGCAACAAAATAACATGGATCAGCAAAACCAGTTTATTCAGGCACCGAGGGGCCTTCAAGAAGTTTCCTCTAGTA CATCTGCGGACTCTACTGCTCAAACAGGCCATGCAAGTGCAGGTGATTGGCAAGAGGAGATACATCAAATG ATTAAGAGGTTAAAGGACCAATACTTTGCAGAACTCAGTGAATTATTCAATAAGGTGTGTGTGAAGCTACAGCATGTTGACAGCATTATTCCACCTCAAATATCATCTGAGCAGTATGATAGAATGAAGAGCTTTAAAATAATGTTGGAGCGCATATTACAAATGATGCAAATTGGTAAAAGTAGTGTCCAACCTGCTATGAGGGACAAAGTTCCTCGATATGAGAAACAGATTATCAGTATCTTGAACTCACAAAGGAAGCCAGTGCAGCCACAAATACAACAACAATTCCAGCCACCTCCAG GGAGAAGAGGGAGAGAGCTTACTGTGGTGGCTGAGGCAGACGCACCCGGCGACCAAGTTGGGCAGGACCGTGCGGCGGTGAGGGTGGTCCGGGCACGTGTGACTGGCGAGGGTGACGACCGTGCAAGCAAGGCGAGGGCGATTGGCAGCTAG
- the LOC109732964 gene encoding uncharacterized protein isoform X4 codes for MDPNWRPTQGCGPAAAAPAAAADPPPAGGDWRAQLQPEARGRIVDKIMDTLKNHLPVSVSLAPEALSELKKIAARFEEKVYTEATSQYDYLRKISVKLLSMETQRQQAAGNAQLIPNQNNPAPGLHPQGSNQAQTSAVPLMSQQQARQPNASTSVQASSLTNIRQNLPGVNQTSTMQTASVIPQNTMNNDLAQGTSQDGYAAQRQMAGRQQQQQSQQLIYHQHQQPSLQSQQPNIPLQQQQQQLMGQQPNLQQNQLIGQQNGAVMMQQQQRLAVQSNNLLNVQQTHQMLNQQYIPLYQPQQLGSQANMSSLQQHQQNQQQQQLFGTVPNVSSMQWMHMQQRKAQQPQQQHAQQPPMGLMQPQFQHNQLQQLQHLMPQFQSQPNQLQEQLRMQQQSSMQQRLQTSGAMLLQQNNMDQQNQFIQAPRGLQEVSSSTSADSTAQTGHASAGDWQEEIHQMIKRLKDQYFAELSELFNKAMQVQVIGKRRSIK; via the exons ATGGATCCCAACTGGCGGCCCACCCAAGGGTgtggccccgccgccgccgcccccgccgctgcCGCTGACCCGCCCCCCGCCGGAGGCGACTGGCGCGCCCAGCTCCAGCCCGAGGCGCGCGGCAGGATCGTCGATAAGAT AATGGACACTCTGAAGAATCATCTGCCAGTATCTGTGTCTCTGGCGCCAGAGGCACTGAGCGAACTTAAAAAAATCGCTGCGCGGTTCGAAGAAAAGGTCTATACCGAAGCAACCAGTCAG TATGATTATTTGCGGAAGATTTCTGTGAAGTTGCTCTCCATGGAGACGCAGAGACAGCAGGCTGCTGGAAATGCTCAGCTGATTCCAAATCAAAACAACCCTG CCCCTGGACTCCATCCACAAGGCAGTAATCAAGCACAGACATCAGCAGTTCCCTTGATGTCTCAGCAACAGGCCCGGCAGCCAAATGCTTCTACATCTGTACAAGCTTCTTCACTCACTAATATCAGACAGAACTTGCCAGGTGTCAACCAAACATCAACGATGCAGACTGCGTCTGTCATTCCACAAAACACAATGAATAATGACTTGGCGCAAGGCACTTCACAAGATGGTTATGCTGCACAAAGGCAAATGGCAGGCAGGCAGCAACAGCAACAATCTCAGCAATTAATTTATCACCAGCATCAACAGCCTTCTCTGCAGAGTCAGCAGCCCAATATTCCTTtacaacagcagcaacaacagtTGATGGGACAACAGCCAAATTTACAACAAAATCAGCTAATTGGTCAACAGAATGGTGCTGTGATGATGCAGCAGCAACAGAGGCTAGCAGTTCAGTCAAATAATCTTTTGAATGTGCAGCAAACACATCAGATGTTGAACCAGCAGTATATACCTTTGTATCAGCCACAACAATTGGGCTCTCAGGCAAACATGTCGAGTCTACAGCAGCATCAACAAaatcaacagcagcagcaacttTTTGGAACTGTGCCTAATGTGTCAAGCATGCAGTGGATGCATATGCAACAAAGAAAAGCTCAGCAACCACAGCAACAACATGCTCAGCAGCCACCAATGGGTTTGATGCAACCTCAGTTTCAACACAACCAACTTCAACAATTGCAACATCTTATGCCACAGTTCCAGTCTCAGCCTAACCAACTACAAGAGCAATTAAGGATGCAGCAGCAATCCTCCATGCAGCAAAGACTTCAAACTTCAGGAGCCATGCTCTTGCAACAAAATAACATGGATCAGCAAAACCAGTTTATTCAGGCACCGAGGGGCCTTCAAGAAGTTTCCTCTAGTA CATCTGCGGACTCTACTGCTCAAACAGGCCATGCAAGTGCAGGTGATTGGCAAGAGGAGATACATCAAATG ATTAAGAGGTTAAAGGACCAATACTTTGCAGAACTCAGTGAATTATTCAATAAG
- the LOC109732964 gene encoding uncharacterized protein isoform X3, translating into MDPNWRPTQGCGPAAAAPAAAADPPPAGGDWRAQLQPEARGRIVDKIMDTLKNHLPVSVSLAPEALSELKKIAARFEEKVYTEATSQYDYLRKISVKLLSMETQRQQAAGNAQLIPNQNNPAPGLHPQGSNQAQTSAVPLMSQQQARQPNASTSVQASSLTNIRQNLPGVNQTSTMQTASVIPQNTMNNDLAQGTSQDGYAAQRQMAGRQQQQQSQQLIYHQHQQPSLQSQQPNIPLQQQQQQLMGQQPNLQQNQLIGQQNGAVMMQQQQRLAVQSNNLLNVQQTHQMLNQQYIPLYQPQQLGSQANMSSLQQHQQNQQQQQLFGTVPNVSSMQWMHMQQRKAQQPQQQHAQQPPMGLMQPQFQHNQLQQLQHLMPQFQSQPNQLQEQLRMQQQSSMQQRLQTSGAMLLQQNNMDQQNQFIQAPRGLQEVSSSTSADSTAQTGHASAGDWQEEIHQMIKRLKDQYFAELSELFNKGEEGESLLWWLRQTHPATKLGRTVRR; encoded by the exons ATGGATCCCAACTGGCGGCCCACCCAAGGGTgtggccccgccgccgccgcccccgccgctgcCGCTGACCCGCCCCCCGCCGGAGGCGACTGGCGCGCCCAGCTCCAGCCCGAGGCGCGCGGCAGGATCGTCGATAAGAT AATGGACACTCTGAAGAATCATCTGCCAGTATCTGTGTCTCTGGCGCCAGAGGCACTGAGCGAACTTAAAAAAATCGCTGCGCGGTTCGAAGAAAAGGTCTATACCGAAGCAACCAGTCAG TATGATTATTTGCGGAAGATTTCTGTGAAGTTGCTCTCCATGGAGACGCAGAGACAGCAGGCTGCTGGAAATGCTCAGCTGATTCCAAATCAAAACAACCCTG CCCCTGGACTCCATCCACAAGGCAGTAATCAAGCACAGACATCAGCAGTTCCCTTGATGTCTCAGCAACAGGCCCGGCAGCCAAATGCTTCTACATCTGTACAAGCTTCTTCACTCACTAATATCAGACAGAACTTGCCAGGTGTCAACCAAACATCAACGATGCAGACTGCGTCTGTCATTCCACAAAACACAATGAATAATGACTTGGCGCAAGGCACTTCACAAGATGGTTATGCTGCACAAAGGCAAATGGCAGGCAGGCAGCAACAGCAACAATCTCAGCAATTAATTTATCACCAGCATCAACAGCCTTCTCTGCAGAGTCAGCAGCCCAATATTCCTTtacaacagcagcaacaacagtTGATGGGACAACAGCCAAATTTACAACAAAATCAGCTAATTGGTCAACAGAATGGTGCTGTGATGATGCAGCAGCAACAGAGGCTAGCAGTTCAGTCAAATAATCTTTTGAATGTGCAGCAAACACATCAGATGTTGAACCAGCAGTATATACCTTTGTATCAGCCACAACAATTGGGCTCTCAGGCAAACATGTCGAGTCTACAGCAGCATCAACAAaatcaacagcagcagcaacttTTTGGAACTGTGCCTAATGTGTCAAGCATGCAGTGGATGCATATGCAACAAAGAAAAGCTCAGCAACCACAGCAACAACATGCTCAGCAGCCACCAATGGGTTTGATGCAACCTCAGTTTCAACACAACCAACTTCAACAATTGCAACATCTTATGCCACAGTTCCAGTCTCAGCCTAACCAACTACAAGAGCAATTAAGGATGCAGCAGCAATCCTCCATGCAGCAAAGACTTCAAACTTCAGGAGCCATGCTCTTGCAACAAAATAACATGGATCAGCAAAACCAGTTTATTCAGGCACCGAGGGGCCTTCAAGAAGTTTCCTCTAGTA CATCTGCGGACTCTACTGCTCAAACAGGCCATGCAAGTGCAGGTGATTGGCAAGAGGAGATACATCAAATG ATTAAGAGGTTAAAGGACCAATACTTTGCAGAACTCAGTGAATTATTCAATAAG GGAGAAGAGGGAGAGAGCTTACTGTGGTGGCTGAGGCAGACGCACCCGGCGACCAAGTTGGGCAGGACCGTGCGGCGGTGA